From Rhodamnia argentea isolate NSW1041297 chromosome 10, ASM2092103v1, whole genome shotgun sequence, a single genomic window includes:
- the LOC115739118 gene encoding 60S ribosomal protein L5, with protein sequence MISSRVCNCLSFISLPSSLSLCRPLVSLLFQSSKSAAAMAFVKAQKSKAYFKRYQVKYKRRRDGKTDYRARIRLINQDKNKYNTPKYRFVVRFSNKYIVAQIISASIAGDLVLAAAYSHELPRYGLEVGLTNYAAAYCTGLLLARRVLKMLEMDQEYEGNVEATGEDFSVEPAETRRPFRALLDVGLVRTTTGNRVFGALKGALDGGLDIPHSDKRFAGFSKDSKQLDADVHRKYIYGGHVAAYMRTLMEDEPEKYQSHFCEYIKKGLEADDLEGLYKKVHAAIRADPSMKKTDKQPPKEHKRFNLRKLTYEERKAKLVERLNALNSAAGMDDDDEEDDE encoded by the exons ATGATATCTTCTAGGGTTTGCAACTGCCTTAGCTTTATAAGTCTCCCTTCCTCTCTGTCACTCTGCCGTCCCCTCGTTTCTCTTCTCTTCCAGAGTTCTAAGTCCGCCGCGGCAATG GCATTTGTCAAGGCCCAGAAGAGCAAGGCTTACTTTAAGAGGTACCAGGTGAAGTATAAGAGAAGGAGAG ATGGGAAGACTGACTATAGGGCTAGAATTCGCCTGATTAATCAAGACAAAAATAAGTACAACACTCCCAAGTATCGCTTCGTGGTGCGCTTT TCCAACAAGTATATTGTTGCGCAAATAATATCTGCTAGCATTGCTGGAGATCTTGTACTTGCTGCAGCTTATTcccatgagctgcctcgctatGGGCTTGAAGTTGGTCTGACGAACTACGCAGCTG CATATTGCACTGGACTCCTCTTGGCTCGTCGGGTTTTGAAAATGCTTGAAATGGACCAAGAATATGAGGGCAATGTTGAG GCAACTGGAGAGGATTTCTCAGTTGAGCCTGCCGAGACCAGGAGGCCATTCCGAGCTCTTCTTGATGTTGGTCTTGTGAGAACCACCACTGGAAACCGTGTTTTTGGTGCACTCAAG gGAGCATTGGATGGTGGTTTGGATATTCCACACAGTGACAAGAGATTTGCTGGTTTCTCAAAGGACAGTAAGCAGCTCGATGCAGATGTTCATCGCAAGTACATCTATGGTGGGCATGTTGCTGCTTACATGAGG ACATTGATGGAAGATGAACCTGAGAAGTATCAGTCTCACTTCTGTGAGTACATCAAAAAAGGACTTGAGGCAGATGACCTGGAAGGGTTGTACAAGAAAGTTCACGCCGCTATTCGTGCTGATCCTAGTATGAAGAAAACTGACAAGCAACCTCCTAAGGAACATAAGAG ATTCAATTTGAGGAAGTTGACATACGAGGAAAGGAAGGCCAAGTTGGT